One Physeter macrocephalus isolate SW-GA chromosome 7, ASM283717v5, whole genome shotgun sequence genomic window, AGAAACCCGGCCCTACCCATGGTGAGGCAGTGGAATCTCCGCGGGTCCGCCACGTTGTAGGTGGTGGCGGTGCAGACAGGTGCGTGGTGCTGCGGGTGCCCCAaggccgccgcggccgccgccgccgcagccgccgccgccgccgccgctgcagcCGAGCCGGGCTgctggggctggtggtggtgatggtggtgctgcggagggtggtggtgatggtgcgCGTGGCTCACACGCGGGCAAAATTGTGCGTCCCCAGGACCCGAAGAGAACTGACTCTTGAGCAGGGGCAACGCCCCGGCGGCTGCCGCAGCCCCGCCACCCCCGGCCCCGGCACTCCCGGTCCCTGCGCTCCCGCCGCTGGAGCTCGCGGGCCCCCGTGGGGAGTGCAGGTGCGAAGTGACGCAGAGCGGGCAAACGCAGAACGCGCCGCTCTTGCGGGACGGGCAGCCCGTCCCGGACACGGACATCACCAACGGGGATGGCATGCCCAGCGGGATGAAGAAATCTGGCCCGGGGTGCGGCTCAGGAAGCGAGGGCGCGGGCCGTGAGGAGTCCTTGATGATGAGCGAGTCGACATAGAAGGAGCGCGACATGTCGCGAGGGGTGGGTGGCTGGAGGGCCCGGCCGGCCGTggcgccccctcccctctcctgtccCGGGCGAGGCGCGAACGCAGGCGGTCAAGCCCTTGGGGACGCGGAGGTGTCGGCGTCTGGGCTGCGAACAAAGGGGTCCCTGGAGAGGGCTGGTCCTCACGTCCCCCGCCCGACGCCCAGGCTCCGGGATTTTATAGCCCCCACCCCGACACGTGATGCTGCGGAGTACCGCTCGGCTCAGGCTCCTCGGCAGCTCCCCACCCTCGGGATAGGCTGCCCGAGTCACAACAGAAGCGGCGAGGAGGGGCGGGTGCGCGGCGGGGAAGAATTcggaggagggggatgggggagactTTGCAAAGTGTAGGTTTTGTTAATTTCGCGGGGAGGCcggcctcctccccttccttctccacgCTTTCCCGAGAAATCACAGAGCTGCatcctccatcccacccctctccctaGCCTGGGCCCCAGCCCAACTCTTCCTCGCTTCCGGCCACAGATCGCACCAGGTGGGGACTTTGAGGCCTTTCTAATAGGAATGCCTAGCGCTCCTTGCTCTTCTGTGCCAGCCGTGGATAAGGCACGGCATAGTGTGAAGTCTGCGGTTTAGAACAGGATTGTGTGGCGGTGGACTGGCAGGGACCCAGTCCCGGAGCGCAGCTTGGGACacagatggacacacacacacacacacacacacacacacacacagacagagtcCCCTAGGTTTTGAACTGGCCAAGGTCATTCAGGTGGTTGGCTGGTGAGGGATCCGGGGGGCATAACAGAGAGGCCTCCCAGCTAAGAAGTGGAGCTTTTCATTCTGATGCTTGAGAAGTTCTAAAATGCCTTTGCACTTGGGGCCTTCTGGAGCCACTCAGCTCAACGACCCTTCCTTGTGCCTCTTTCTAACCTGAAACCACCCCCCTTGACAAAGAGAGACATTGAAGTTACgctcttgtctttctctgagtggTCCCACTTCTGCATTTCCAGACCAGTCCTACAAACTCTATCCCAAGGACTTTGGGGAGAGGACCAAATCCCGGCCCTTCTGGAGACTGGGCAGGGGTTGAGGGATGCCTTCGTTCTGGGTCCTGCTATCTCCTGCCCCTTTGCATTTTACAGATCTTTGGCAGCTAGGAGGCTAACCAGGAAGCTCTCTCCCCTATgtacgcctttttttttttttttttttttttttttttttgtggtatgtgggcctccctctgctgtggcctctcccgttgcggagcacaggctccggacgcgcaggctcagcggccatggcccacgggtccagccgctccgcggcatgtgggatcctcccagaccggggcgcgaacccggttcccctgcattggcaggcggacgcgcaaccaccgcgccaccagggaagcccctgtgtacGCCTTTTAAAGCCCATAAAGGCTGAAGGGAATTGAGGCATTCAGTGAATCCTGCCTCAGGATGGGAGAAGTGGCTTGGTAAAGGAAACCTCTCTGAGTGGCGGTGGAAGACTGGTGCACCAATGGCTGGTGAGAGAGGATGGCTGCCCACCGATCTTTCTGGGGAAGCAAGGCTGCAGAAGTGAcagctttctcttctttcccctgtGGAAAATCTGGCTGGAGCAGGGAGGGTGAGCAACAGCTACAAGTCCAATCCTTTCCCCCAAACAGCTAACTTCAGGCCTGAGATCACAACGGTGCTAAGAAACTTGGGGACGGGACTCCCTCCACCTGTGAGAACCAAGGGCCCAAATCCTAGGGCAGCATCAGCTTCTCAGCTGGTGACATGGctgtctctctgtcctctctcctttcccctttccatCTCTGTGACCGTCTCTCTTGCCTGCTAGAGAAGTGTAATTGGGTTGTAGGGACGCCCCGCTCTGGGGAGCCCAGGATTTATGGATGGCAATTAAAGTTTTATGAATTGCAGCTGAGGCTGGTTATTGAGCTATTTGAATGTGATTAGAATTCAATTAGAAAGCGGTTAGCGGATGGTGGGTCTCCAGAGTGTAAACAGACAGCTATTTCAGAAATGTGCTAATCCAACATCTTGTGACAACAATTAAGGAGTCTCAGGGCTTAACTCAGGGCAGCTCAGCTGTAACTACTTTTGTACCACAAGgtttgctgctgcagccatcgCAGGTGCTCAGCCTCAACCCAGCCTGCCTGGCCCAGCCCGCCCTCGCTCACAATGGGAGAATCCGGGCAGTTCCCGAATCATTCCAGCCTCAGAAAGAAAACTGGGAGCTCAACCATTGGGAGGTGCTTAATGGCAGGATGTTTGTATAGGCCTAAATTGTCCAAACAGGTGACATGATTTCCCTGTTGACTTTGcaagtgtatatatacatttcacttaaatttttatatagtatatatttatatgtgtttattCACTTTGATCTGCAGTGGTTCTAGTTCTGCTTTTGGGAAGAACTTCTATGCTAATGTGCTGGGAGTTGTGCTTATGTGAggatcattttattttagagaatCCTAATTATGAGGCTTGAGCATCTAACTCGATTTATGTCTAACTCGATTTATGTCTGCCTACAGAAACCTCCGGTTGGTGTGCTAGTGAATTTTGAGAAAAGTGAGAGGCCCATAGGGTTGCTTAGGGCTGTGAGGGGAGTAGCGGCTTGGGGCCAGACTGAGGCTGACAGCAGACCATGACCAAGAACTTTGTCTATTAGGATACTCGGTTAACTGCTTGAGCCCACCAAGAGCAAGTATTTTGGGGTCACGTTCCACATTGGAGTCTCTTTTCTCAGACTCTTCTCTTTAGTTCTCTTTGgatctctcagtctctctcctgcctcccccgccccctttccTCCACTCCAGCCCCGTCTTCAgaagctcccccacccccaccccatgtgCCTTGCCATCGTTCCCCTGCCCAATGACCCTGTGGACAGCTTTGCGGCTGGCCCTGCCCGGACCTACCCTCCCCCAGGACTGCAGCGCCTCCAACCCATTCGGAGCAGAAAGGGATCCTGGGCACACCATCGGCGTGCCCCCATGGTGCCCCCGCTAGCACccaattttatttctcagtgatTCTGTCCGATAAAATTTCATCGTCCATTAAGTAATCCCTGAAATGAGAGCTCTTATGAGCCTATAATGAGCTCTAATTGCCACGACTCGGGGAGCCACGTGGAAGGATTTATTCGGTATTAAGCAGTTGGGTACAGAGAACAGGCTGTTACCTAAGCCGTTACTTTCATAATTCAAGGAGAAAATTAGTTCTTTTAAAGGGGGGGGGGAATcctttgattttttcccccttttgctgGGGATGACAGAGAATGGCTTTGCTTTGTCTTTTATGATGTCACAAATGCGAAGGTAACAGAAATTGTCCCCAccatcccccagccctgcccagtcAGGACACCCCACCCTTACCCtcaactgaggaaaaaaaatcataccaccTTCTTTCCTCTGGACTCTCCAGCTTGAGTCTGGATGAGCAGTCCCCTCGCAGCCCaaccttgaggttttttttttttttttgcggtatgcaggcctctcactgttgtggcctctcctgttgcggagcacaggcaccggacgcacaggctcagcggccatggctcacgggcccagccgctccacggcatgtgggatcctcccggaccggggcacgaacccgtgtcccctgcatcggcaggcagactctcaaccactgtgccaccaggggaagcAACCTTGAGATTCGAATTCTTGGATATACCTTTCAGAAAGTCTCCCAGTACTTTCCCCCATCTGGGATCACACCGGATCTGAACCCcacattttcctcttccttctctgtcttcctgtttcttttcacagGCAAAAACAGGGAAATAAAGGGCGTGGACTAAACATTACTTATTCAGCAACCCTAGAGTTCTGACCCATTGATGTGCTTACTGTTTTTCTCCGGCTGTAAGTCTTACTTTGCCCCTCCCTCTGTTCCCCCTAAAGCTTCGCCCCCTCCACCCCaagtcctttttttccctctcagttTCAGCATTTGCCCACACGGTTCTCCCGCCCCAAACAGAGGAGGCCGCGAGCAGGGCGGGACAGCCGGGAGTTGGCGGGGCCGCCTTGGATTTATTTGCTCCTCTTACATTGATTTCATATTAGTTTCCAAAGCAATGAATGATCTCAAAGCTGGGTTTTGTTAGCCGAACACAAACAGGAGACAGGACTTACTTGCCCCCAGCTCCCTTTAATGAGGTCATTATCAAAGCGTGAACAAGTCTATGAATGTTTTATTGAAAGCGCATCGTTAACTTGTATCCATCCTTTTCTCTGAGTGGCATTGTGATATTGCTGTCTGTGGCACATCTTACCCGATATAGCCAGAGATTTCCCCATTCTCTGTAACCAGGCAACCCTTTCTGAATACCCAAAAATTGAAAAGAACTGCTTAGTCTTCAAGAAAGTCCTCAATAATagtggaaaagaacaaagatcCAGGAGACAACAAAATGCCACAGGGGTGACTTTTCATGAGCAATTATCTCTCATTAATCAGAAGAACAGCTGcaatattaattttctctctttcttcctctcttttcacaGTCCCCAACATTTGAATAAtcataaattttgattttatgaAGGAGTCACATTTTCAGGGGCTAGAGGAAAGCAGCCACCTAGgtgaagacaaggagaaaatgctctcatttgatttttgttgtcgttgtttggGTAAAGCTGccaacaaagcaaaatgaaaaaaatatttaagtaagagagaaaaataccAGGGAAAATGGTCCTTCCCCTCCACCGCCTCCCTTCTTCTAGGTGGGGGCTGAGAATCAGGACTGTTTTCCTGCTCCCCCTTCTTTCCTGCCCGCTGCTCAGACCCATTCCCCAGTTCTGCTCAGATCAGGGCGGAGGGAAATATGCCGGCGTCTGGCGTGGGAGTTTCAGCTGGGGTTCTGCCCGTTTAACTTGCAAACGTGAAGCCAAGCGTTGTCGATATGACCAAAGAGACACTCTTTGGGCGTAACTTGCATTGTGGTCATCAGAAGCCCGCCAGCTTTGGAAGAACCGAGACGTGCATTCAGCAGAAATGGGGCACTCGCTCTCTTTCCAGGAGCCGGAGAGGCAATTGTTCACAGGATGTGTAGCCAGGGTGGAAAACGGGGGTTCCCCAGATAAGGCTGTAACCTGCAAACGGGCTTGGGGGAGTTAACAGACTCTCATTAAAGCTGAGGCTGCAATTAGCAAATACACACTCTCTCAGGGAACCCAAGCTCCTCTTAAAAAGCAGGAGTCGGGATGAAAGAGGGACAGTTGGGAGTCAGCCCTCACATTTCTGCGCTGGCTGAGCGGTGAGGGACTCAGGTCCTGGCTTCCCCTTCAGCTGCCCCAGTACTGTTACTTTTAATGCATGGTCGGGGGAGGCCGGTCCGTGGAGAGGGCAGGCTGCGGGCCTTGGGCTCAGCCACCACCGAGAAATGATCTTGCCTCTCCCCAGTGTTTATTCAGAACCGATGGGCCTTTGAGAAACCTGAATTCGCCTTTGTGCTCACCACAGGCACAAGAGTTCAATTCGGCCCTCAGAGAcgaaggcggggggtgggggcgtggggtggggtgggggggaaggttcTGGGAAAGAAGTGAGGAGCTTGGCTGAGAATTTCAGCAACAGCCTTCTGAACAGAGTTTTGATGGCACCCAGTCCCCACCACACAGCCTTTctgctccccccttccccttAATGAATATTCGCCCAGTCCCAAATCCTTAAGCCTAACAAggcatccctcccccacccttaaAGCTCCTCTCTGTCATCagaataaaatttattgagcaccaactcaGTGCCCAGCGTGTGCTAGGCGCTGCAGGGATCAAGCCTGAAAAGGCCGAGACTGTATCCAATAGAATATTGCTTCACTTTACTAACAATGGTCTGAGGTGGGGAACAATTATCCGGATAATTGAAGCAAATGCTGCACCGCCC contains:
- the GSX2 gene encoding GS homeobox 2; the protein is MSRSFYVDSLIIKDSSRPAPSLPEPHPGPDFFIPLGMPSPLVMSVSGTGCPSRKSGAFCVCPLCVTSHLHSPRGPASSSGGSAGTGSAGAGGGGAAAAAGALPLLKSQFSSGPGDAQFCPRVSHAHHHHHPPQHHHHHHQPQQPGSAAAAAAAAAAAAAAAAALGHPQHHAPVCTATTYNVADPRRFHCLTMGGSDASQVPNGKRMRTAFTSTQLLELEREFSSNMYLSRLRRIEIATYLNLSEKQVKIWFQNRRVKHKKEGKGTQRNSHTGCKCVGSQAHYARSEDEDSLSPVSANDDKEISPL